A single Natranaerobius thermophilus JW/NM-WN-LF DNA region contains:
- a CDS encoding polysaccharide deacetylase family protein — MNKKIWYSFGVVMFLVATVIGITVFIPTIFDDYSEDTLAQEELAQRYEKLQEENQALSQELAELIETMEDSDKIVDHYEEEIDKLEEEHKRLQLEIDRLQTEKDHLKKGTDNNRENYSPSGDKIAYLTFDDGPSHNTEQILDILKEHDIPATFFVNGNDTSFGHKMYQRMVNEGHAIGNHTYTHNYDKIYSSPEDFMEDFYELEELLDRVIGVKPEIMRFPGGSKSASALDVAGYDIIEDIIEKLEEENYAYVDWNVTSGDASTPPLSKEKITENVISGAKNQEEAVILFHDSAARETTVEALPQVISKLQEMGFAFDILSKSENMVQFSR; from the coding sequence ATGAACAAAAAAATCTGGTACAGTTTTGGAGTAGTAATGTTTCTTGTAGCTACGGTCATCGGAATTACAGTATTCATACCAACTATTTTTGATGATTATTCTGAAGATACTCTAGCCCAGGAAGAATTGGCCCAAAGATACGAAAAACTACAAGAAGAAAACCAAGCATTGTCCCAAGAACTAGCGGAACTTATTGAGACCATGGAAGATAGTGATAAAATTGTTGATCACTATGAGGAAGAAATAGACAAGCTAGAAGAGGAACATAAACGGTTACAATTGGAGATAGACAGGCTTCAAACAGAAAAAGATCATTTAAAAAAAGGTACTGATAATAATCGTGAAAATTATTCACCTTCAGGGGATAAAATTGCTTATCTTACATTTGATGATGGGCCTAGTCATAATACGGAACAGATCTTGGATATCCTCAAAGAGCATGATATACCAGCTACCTTTTTTGTAAATGGGAATGATACCTCTTTTGGTCATAAGATGTATCAGCGGATGGTTAACGAAGGACATGCTATAGGTAATCATACTTATACTCACAACTACGATAAAATATATAGTTCACCGGAAGATTTTATGGAAGATTTTTACGAATTAGAAGAACTTTTGGATAGAGTTATAGGAGTTAAACCGGAAATAATGCGTTTTCCTGGTGGTTCTAAAAGTGCAAGTGCCCTGGATGTGGCAGGCTACGACATAATTGAAGATATCATTGAGAAGTTAGAAGAAGAGAATTATGCTTATGTTGATTGGAATGTGACTTCAGGTGATGCTAGCACTCCTCCATTGAGTAAAGAAAAAATCACTGAAAATGTTATTTCAGGAGCAAAAAATCAAGAAGAGGCAGTTATATTGTTTCATGATAGTGCTGCTCGAGAAACCACAGTAGAAGCTTTACCTCAAGTGATTTCGAAGCTACAAGAAATGGGATTTGCTTTTGATATTCTATCTAAAAGTGAAAACATGGTACAGTTTAGTAGATGA
- a CDS encoding cyclase family protein: MNVKGFIDVTMTAYHGLKGFPTPWILDYQMEATATHETHNRSVTKLSTSTHTGTHIDVPAHFLRNGATLDKFSIEDFLGTGYLLDFSYKNSLDGIDIQDIKETGYQIGAGDIVIFRTDWSDHFPSKKYFSQAPFITQAAADFLCERNVKAIGVDTASVEDPRELSPQKASAIHQKLLGSGMYIIEGLTELKQIPEGQIEIICFPLKLKSADGAPARVALKPVK, encoded by the coding sequence GTGAATGTTAAGGGATTTATTGATGTCACCATGACAGCTTATCATGGATTAAAAGGGTTCCCGACCCCCTGGATTTTAGATTATCAGATGGAAGCTACTGCAACTCATGAAACTCATAATCGATCTGTCACTAAGTTATCGACCTCAACTCATACAGGGACCCATATAGATGTACCAGCACATTTTTTGAGAAATGGAGCCACTTTAGATAAGTTCTCTATAGAAGATTTTTTAGGAACTGGTTATTTACTGGACTTTTCTTATAAAAACAGCTTAGATGGTATAGATATACAAGATATTAAAGAAACAGGTTATCAAATAGGTGCAGGAGATATTGTGATTTTTAGAACTGATTGGTCTGATCACTTTCCGTCAAAAAAGTATTTTAGCCAAGCTCCTTTTATTACACAAGCAGCTGCAGATTTTTTATGTGAACGAAATGTGAAAGCAATAGGTGTAGATACTGCCAGTGTAGAAGATCCCAGAGAATTGAGCCCTCAAAAGGCTTCAGCCATTCATCAGAAATTGCTAGGATCAGGAATGTATATTATCGAAGGTTTGACAGAATTAAAACAAATTCCTGAAGGACAAATTGAGATTATTTGCTTTCCTTTAAAACTTAAATCAGCAGATGGAGCTCCTGCCAGAGTCGCATTAAAACCTGTTAAATAA
- a CDS encoding rhomboid family intramembrane serine protease gives MIPLKDNIRSRKLPVMTVGLIILNIWIFFQQTQLPPDQLQLLIAEFGFIPKRIVLAYNQGELSLLPLATPVTSAFFHGNLIHLAGNMLYLWVFGDNVEDKLGSFRFLLFYLVAAIFGSLGHLLSDPLSVQPAIGASGAVAGVLGAYFIFFPYAKVFTLVPIGIFITFIHLPAVIFLGIWILIQGANAALPAPGEAVSVAWWAHISGFIMGVIYSLFKK, from the coding sequence ATGATACCATTAAAAGACAATATTAGGTCAAGAAAGTTACCTGTAATGACGGTAGGATTAATCATTCTTAATATTTGGATATTTTTTCAGCAAACTCAACTACCACCTGATCAGCTCCAGCTCCTAATAGCAGAGTTTGGATTCATTCCAAAAAGAATAGTACTAGCTTATAACCAAGGCGAACTTTCTTTACTACCTCTAGCCACACCTGTAACTTCTGCCTTTTTTCACGGAAATTTAATACATTTAGCCGGCAATATGTTATATCTTTGGGTTTTTGGTGATAATGTAGAAGATAAACTGGGTAGTTTTAGATTTTTGTTATTTTACCTAGTAGCTGCAATCTTTGGTAGCCTGGGCCATCTATTGAGTGATCCTTTATCAGTTCAACCTGCCATAGGTGCTAGTGGTGCCGTTGCCGGAGTACTAGGAGCTTATTTTATTTTTTTCCCTTACGCTAAAGTTTTTACACTAGTCCCCATCGGTATTTTTATTACGTTTATTCATCTTCCGGCTGTTATTTTTCTGGGCATTTGGATATTAATCCAAGGTGCCAATGCCGCATTGCCTGCCCCTGGAGAAGCTGTCTCTGTAGCCTGGTGGGCACATATAAGTGGTTTCATAATGGGTGTAATTTATTCATTATTCAAAAAATAA
- a CDS encoding M20/M25/M40 family metallo-hydrolase gives MFDLLVKGKSSHAGSQPKEGVSAIEELAQQILKLHGMTNYQKGNTVNVGVVNGGTQSNVIAGEAYAEVDVRITKASEVDNIINSIQKLQPIMSETELEIQGGLNRPPMERTFAIKKLFHHAKHLADELGIELAEESSGGGSDGNFTAALEIPTLDGLGSVGQGEHSKNELIYINYLPERTALLTRLFETL, from the coding sequence ATGTTTGACCTGTTAGTAAAAGGAAAAAGCTCTCATGCTGGCTCACAACCCAAAGAAGGAGTGAGTGCCATTGAAGAATTAGCTCAACAAATATTGAAGCTACATGGTATGACAAACTATCAAAAAGGTAATACGGTTAATGTAGGTGTTGTAAATGGTGGGACCCAGTCCAATGTAATTGCAGGTGAAGCTTATGCTGAAGTTGACGTACGAATAACAAAAGCCTCTGAAGTGGATAATATTATTAATTCAATACAAAAATTGCAACCTATAATGTCTGAAACTGAATTGGAAATTCAAGGGGGATTAAATAGACCACCAATGGAACGTACTTTCGCCATAAAAAAACTATTTCACCATGCTAAACATTTAGCAGATGAATTAGGAATTGAGCTGGCTGAAGAATCATCAGGTGGAGGCAGTGACGGGAACTTCACAGCAGCTTTAGAAATACCAACTTTAGATGGACTTGGTTCTGTAGGACAAGGAGAACATTCCAAAAATGAGTTAATTTATATAAATTATTTGCCAGAAAGAACAGCTTTATTAACTAGATTGTTTGAAACCTTATAA
- a CDS encoding stalk domain-containing protein gives MNYKKVFLSAAVACLIAIPSTTSGAETAKIEVDGEQIPTEVPPKIEDSRTMVPIRVISENLGAYVDWDGDTKSVLIAREGGTISNPLNQSRDEISLIVNGEIISTDVSPNIVNSRTLVPIRAASEALGSYIQWDGDTNTVRVFTDFNQEEDKTEDDTEDDKKEDDTQEDLESPEQDKGEDSGQDRDTDTEDENDRNDYDEKDRENEKDNKEDNEKDDPEQDVPEDDEQIADNWTLEDYNNYNTSNFRENELFHQSVDFDNLDYPRLNAAIFYVTNEIRAEHNLSELKHTVELEIAAWNHSKSMAEQEFFSHNNSYNSDRYSPSDRGELAGILNPSIAENIAMSSFYDETYLSMAENILDMWMDSEGHRDNILSENAIQLGTGAYDRGGQAGQYGGATLYFTQKFQWYQEVESTDSTDPSPHQY, from the coding sequence TTGAATTACAAAAAAGTCTTCTTGTCTGCTGCAGTAGCATGCCTGATTGCTATTCCTAGCACTACTTCAGGAGCAGAGACAGCCAAAATTGAGGTAGATGGTGAACAAATCCCAACAGAGGTACCACCTAAGATAGAAGATAGTAGAACAATGGTCCCTATCAGAGTTATTAGTGAAAATTTAGGTGCTTATGTGGACTGGGATGGTGACACTAAAAGTGTACTAATAGCCCGTGAAGGTGGCACAATCTCTAACCCTCTAAACCAGTCTAGAGATGAAATTAGTCTAATAGTAAATGGTGAAATCATCTCAACGGACGTTTCTCCAAATATCGTAAATTCAAGAACTCTAGTACCAATAAGGGCTGCTAGTGAAGCTTTAGGCTCATACATACAGTGGGATGGCGACACAAATACCGTCCGAGTTTTTACAGACTTTAACCAGGAAGAAGACAAAACAGAAGATGATACAGAAGATGATAAAAAAGAAGATGATACTCAAGAAGACTTAGAAAGCCCAGAACAAGATAAGGGAGAAGATAGTGGACAAGATAGAGACACAGATACTGAAGACGAAAACGATAGAAATGATTATGATGAAAAAGACCGTGAGAACGAAAAAGACAATAAAGAGGACAATGAGAAAGACGATCCAGAACAAGATGTCCCTGAAGACGATGAACAAATAGCTGATAATTGGACCCTTGAAGATTACAATAATTATAACACCTCAAACTTTAGGGAAAATGAACTTTTCCACCAAAGTGTAGACTTCGATAATTTGGATTATCCCAGACTAAATGCAGCTATTTTCTACGTTACCAATGAAATCCGTGCCGAACATAATTTGAGTGAATTAAAACATACCGTCGAACTAGAGATTGCTGCCTGGAACCATTCAAAAAGCATGGCGGAACAGGAGTTTTTTAGCCATAACAACAGTTATAACAGTGACCGATATAGTCCTTCCGACCGGGGAGAGCTGGCAGGAATACTTAATCCCAGTATAGCCGAAAACATTGCCATGAGTAGTTTTTATGACGAAACTTACCTGTCAATGGCGGAAAATATTTTAGACATGTGGATGGATTCCGAAGGACATCGTGACAATATTCTATCTGAAAATGCCATTCAATTGGGCACTGGTGCTTACGATAGAGGAGGACAAGCTGGTCAATACGGAGGTGCAACTTTATATTTCACCCAAAAATTCCAGTGGTACCAAGAAGTTGAATCAACCGATAGCACAGACCCTAGCCCCCATCAGTATTAA
- the glnA gene encoding type I glutamate--ammonia ligase translates to MSDLTREELKEKISDLDIEFIRLQFTDVFGIMKSMSVTVDELDAAMDGELMFDGSSIDGFARIEESDQVLIPDTSTFNVMPWRPSEKGVASMICDVYNTDGTPFEGCPRNILKKAVQEAEEMGYEFNVGPEGEFFLFHTDEKGRPVFDVHDTAGYFDLAPYDMGEDARRSIILTMKKMGFRIEASHHEVAKGQHEIDFKYDEAVTTADNWMTFKDIVKNIAKNHGLYATFLPKPFSNDNGNAMHCNQSLFKNGENAFYDCNDQENGQLSDIAYYYIGGLLKHAKGMTLVANPIVNSYKRLLPGYEAPTNIAWSTKNRSTLVRVPASRGCSTRIELRNPDPTANPYLIFAVMLKAGLEGIKNKITPPPDIEENIFELSLEEQQKLNVDLLPRDMYEAINEMKKDSLVREALGEHVYNLYLKAKFDEWVSYNKQVHDWEIDNYLSKY, encoded by the coding sequence ATGAGTGACCTTACAAGAGAAGAATTGAAAGAAAAAATTTCTGATTTGGACATCGAATTTATTCGTCTACAGTTTACTGATGTTTTTGGTATTATGAAAAGTATGTCTGTCACTGTTGACGAGTTAGATGCGGCTATGGATGGTGAACTGATGTTTGATGGGTCTTCAATTGATGGTTTTGCTAGGATTGAAGAATCTGATCAGGTATTAATCCCGGATACTTCAACTTTTAATGTTATGCCCTGGAGACCATCGGAAAAAGGTGTTGCTAGCATGATTTGTGATGTTTACAACACTGATGGTACACCATTTGAAGGATGTCCAAGAAATATCTTAAAAAAAGCCGTACAAGAAGCAGAAGAGATGGGATATGAATTTAATGTAGGACCTGAAGGAGAATTTTTTCTATTTCACACTGATGAAAAAGGACGCCCGGTATTTGATGTACATGATACAGCAGGATACTTTGATCTAGCTCCCTATGATATGGGGGAAGATGCCAGAAGAAGTATTATATTGACGATGAAAAAAATGGGCTTTAGGATTGAAGCCTCTCACCACGAAGTAGCGAAAGGCCAACATGAAATAGATTTCAAGTATGATGAAGCAGTAACTACAGCTGATAATTGGATGACTTTTAAAGATATTGTCAAAAATATTGCAAAAAATCACGGATTGTATGCAACTTTCTTGCCCAAGCCATTTTCTAACGACAATGGCAATGCAATGCACTGTAACCAATCTTTATTTAAAAATGGAGAAAATGCTTTTTATGACTGTAATGATCAAGAAAATGGGCAATTAAGCGATATTGCTTATTACTATATTGGTGGATTGTTAAAACATGCTAAAGGTATGACTTTAGTTGCCAACCCAATCGTTAACAGTTATAAACGCTTATTACCAGGATATGAAGCACCTACTAACATTGCTTGGTCAACTAAAAATCGCAGTACACTTGTAAGAGTGCCTGCTTCTAGGGGATGTAGTACCAGAATTGAACTTAGAAATCCAGATCCAACTGCTAATCCATATCTAATTTTTGCTGTTATGCTGAAGGCAGGTTTAGAAGGGATTAAAAATAAGATTACTCCACCACCAGATATAGAAGAGAATATATTTGAACTTTCCCTTGAAGAACAACAAAAGCTAAATGTAGATTTATTACCCAGAGATATGTACGAAGCCATTAATGAAATGAAAAAAGATTCTTTAGTAAGAGAAGCTCTTGGTGAACATGTTTACAATTTATATTTAAAGGCTAAATTTGACGAATGGGTTTCATATAACAAACAAGTGCATGATTGGGAAATTGATAATTATCTATCCAAGTATTAA
- a CDS encoding DUF456 domain-containing protein — translation MDSFIAIIIAIVFFITGIIGSILPVLPGVILIYLGMLSYGILTGFSNLSTTFFLIQGAATGLVLLIDYLAAALGAKKFGASNQALLGTIIGLFLGTVTLGLPGLILGPFLGAFLAELIKGTEIDSAFKTSLGTFVGFAGGIAVKLFIEVIMILWFFITIWS, via the coding sequence TTGGATTCATTTATAGCAATAATTATAGCCATAGTTTTCTTCATTACCGGAATCATCGGTAGTATACTGCCAGTGCTCCCCGGAGTTATTTTGATTTATTTGGGAATGTTGAGTTACGGAATTTTAACAGGTTTCAGTAACTTATCGACAACATTTTTCCTTATTCAAGGAGCTGCCACAGGGTTGGTCCTGTTAATCGACTACTTAGCGGCAGCCTTAGGAGCTAAAAAATTTGGAGCTTCCAATCAAGCCCTTCTGGGCACAATAATAGGATTGTTTTTAGGTACGGTAACATTAGGACTTCCAGGTTTAATTTTAGGGCCTTTCTTAGGAGCTTTCTTAGCTGAATTAATAAAAGGCACCGAGATAGACAGTGCCTTTAAAACCAGCTTAGGAACTTTTGTTGGATTTGCCGGTGGTATAGCTGTTAAGCTCTTTATTGAAGTAATAATGATCCTGTGGTTTTTTATAACAATTTGGTCTTAA
- a CDS encoding M20/M25/M40 family metallo-hydrolase, protein MVGDKMGSLISEFDTQEILSFLRTLVEHESPSNNKEITNKLGNYLGQHFQQLGFDIEIIENKDYANHILASWGKGDTNILVLGHIDTVWEAGEIEERPFKIEGDKAYGPGVCDMKGGIAQGYFAAKKALDRGLSAQEKSINFLFTSDEEAGSLSSQSIIEKKAQNADVVLVLEPPVSPHGALRYRYV, encoded by the coding sequence ATGGTAGGTGATAAAATGGGCAGTTTAATCAGTGAATTTGATACTCAAGAAATTTTAAGCTTTTTAAGAACTTTGGTTGAGCATGAGTCCCCCAGTAACAATAAAGAAATAACAAACAAACTGGGGAATTATTTGGGTCAACACTTTCAACAGCTGGGGTTTGACATAGAAATAATAGAGAACAAGGATTATGCAAATCATATATTAGCCAGTTGGGGCAAAGGAGATACCAATATTCTAGTCTTGGGTCATATAGATACGGTTTGGGAGGCCGGAGAAATTGAAGAAAGACCCTTCAAAATAGAAGGTGATAAAGCTTACGGGCCAGGGGTATGTGATATGAAAGGAGGTATAGCCCAGGGTTATTTCGCTGCAAAAAAAGCCCTGGATCGTGGTTTGTCAGCTCAAGAAAAAAGTATCAATTTTTTATTTACAAGTGATGAAGAAGCAGGAAGCTTGTCATCTCAATCCATCATAGAAAAGAAGGCACAAAATGCCGATGTAGTTCTGGTATTAGAACCACCTGTGTCACCTCATGGAGCTCTAAGGTATCGGTATGTTTGA
- a CDS encoding DUF4352 domain-containing protein has translation MSLKILGILLSLLLVLPVIGCEDQVETDETAQEEEVKDKEEKSEEKNEDEEEEKDQEFEEKYQLGETIEKGDVEFTVHSVRWDDGSYLEDLGEEEKEMLQLPEGYDYLIAEIEIVNNADEQATLGIAQVFEASDDDGQIYDYSNVPETKDVVGPFAPGEAMEGEVAVEVPDDLSQYYLHFTPDVLGFEEAVVEIEADEIQ, from the coding sequence TTGTCTTTAAAAATTCTAGGTATTTTATTGTCACTGCTACTAGTATTACCAGTAATTGGATGTGAAGACCAGGTCGAAACAGATGAAACAGCTCAGGAAGAAGAAGTTAAGGACAAGGAAGAAAAATCCGAAGAAAAAAACGAAGACGAAGAAGAAGAGAAGGACCAGGAATTTGAAGAAAAGTATCAGTTAGGAGAGACAATAGAAAAAGGTGATGTGGAATTTACAGTTCACAGTGTCAGATGGGATGATGGTTCTTATTTAGAAGACTTGGGTGAAGAAGAAAAAGAAATGCTTCAGTTACCGGAGGGATACGATTACTTAATTGCCGAAATTGAAATAGTTAATAATGCAGATGAACAGGCAACTTTAGGTATAGCCCAAGTTTTTGAAGCTAGTGATGATGATGGACAAATTTACGATTATTCTAATGTTCCTGAAACTAAAGATGTGGTAGGACCTTTTGCTCCCGGTGAAGCAATGGAGGGCGAAGTAGCTGTGGAAGTACCTGATGATTTATCCCAGTACTATCTTCACTTTACTCCAGATGTCTTAGGCTTTGAAGAGGCAGTTGTCGAAATAGAAGCTGATGAAATTCAATAA